The Chloroflexi bacterium ADurb.Bin180 sequence CGGCGCGATGACCGGACGCGTCTGCAGGTAGAGTACCAGCGCTCCGGCGAGAACGAGACTCAAGATGATGCCGACAACTACTCCGAGCAGAAAGTGTCGACCCGGCACTGTCGCCTCCCCGATCAGATTGGCGCTCTGCGATCAATGGGACTGGCCCGATCCCTCGACAGGCGCCTGCATCCCTGCGCGGGCCAGGGGCCTACCGCGCCGGGCCTATAATACTATGCTACGCGAGGTCTGGTCAACAACGCTTCTGTTGACCGCTCGCTGGTCCAAACCTATAATCGCTCCGACTCGCTCGTCATCTTGGAGGTGGATATGATCGCAGAGTTCAAAAAGTTCATCAACCGGGGCAACGTGCTCGACCTGGCTGTCGGAGTGATCATCGGAGGTGCATTCGGCAAGATCGTCTCTTCGTTGGTTAACGACATCCTCATGCCTCCGATCGGCAAGCTGCTCGGCGGCTTTGACTTCACCAGCCTGTTCATCGATCTCTCGGGTCAACATCACGCCAGCCTCGCTGCCGCCAAAGAGGTCGGAGCAGCGACCATCAACTACGGGGTCTTTATTAACACGATTCTCGAGTTCCTGGTGATCGCGGCGGCGTTGTTCTTGGTCATCCGCCAGGTGAACCGCCTGCAGGCAGTCAAAGCTGAAGCGCCAGCGGAACCCACCACCAAGGAATGCCCGTTCTGCGCCACCAGCATCCCGATCAAGGCCAAGCGCTGCCCGAACTGCACCTCTCAGCTCTAGCGATTCATCGGGCAGGCCAAGTCGCAGACGCGGGAAGAAAGGTGCTGGTTGGGGTAGTTGGAGGGAACGAGCACACAACCAACTAGGCGCCAGGGCGAGGCAGAGCAACCACCGGCGTAGCCCGTTGGAGAAGAGGACGAGA is a genomic window containing:
- the mscL gene encoding Large-conductance mechanosensitive channel codes for the protein MIAEFKKFINRGNVLDLAVGVIIGGAFGKIVSSLVNDILMPPIGKLLGGFDFTSLFIDLSGQHHASLAAAKEVGAATINYGVFINTILEFLVIAAALFLVIRQVNRLQAVKAEAPAEPTTKECPFCATSIPIKAKRCPNCTSQL